The genomic stretch GCGCTACGGCATACAGAGTCATTCAACTGTTCGTAACTGGTTAAGAAAGCATGGCTCTATGGATTGGTGTACGCTTGGAGCTACATCTAATAAAAACAGTGCCGCTAATATGAAAAATCAACCACTTACTCCAGAACAACGTATTAAAGAATTAGAAGTGCAACTTCTTGAAGCACAACAAAAGGCTATGCTATTTGAAGAAGTCGTCAGAATTATTCGTACAGAGTACCCTAATCCACTGATAAAAAAGCCTTTAGGCAAGCTGTCCAAAACCTCAAAGCCGAAAAAGCGATGAGTATTGATACCGCTTGCCGCCATTATGGTATTAGCCGCCAAGCCTATTACAAACAATTTCAAAGCCTTAAAGCTAAGGCGAAAATGGCTAATAGTGTGGTAGAACTTGTAATAAGTCAGCGGTTGCAATTACCCCGATTAGGGACACGTAAATTATATTTCTTACTTAAATCGCGCTTTCAAGATTTAAAAATCAAGCTTGGGCGAGATGGTTTATTCGATATATTGCGTGGTGCAAATATGCTCATTAAACTCAGGCGTTCGTATCACAAAACGACGAATAGTCATCACCGTTTTAGAAAACACCCTAACGTACTTAAAGCAGGTGAGAACCAAGTAGCTGTAACGGGTAGTGAGCAGTTGTGGGTTGCTGATATAACGTATATTCCTACACATGAACAAACAGTGTATTTAAGCCTGATCACAGATGCTTTCTCACGTAAAATCGTTGGATATTATGTGCATGAGAGCCTACATACAGAGCATGTAGCAAAAGCATTATTGGTAGCGATTAAATCAAGGCAGACAGATCAGCAGCTAGTGCATCACTCGGATCGAGGTATTCAGTATTGTTCTGATAATTATCAAAATATTCATGTGGTTGAAGGTATTACCTGTTCAATGACAGACGGTTATGATTGTTATCAAAATGCTTTAGCGGAGCGAGTAAATGGAATCTTGAAACAGGAGTTTCTGCTAGAGAAGCCACGAGATTTAAAGCAAGCCCGAATAATAATTGCCGAATCAATTGAAGCCTATAATAGCTTGAGACCACATTTATCTTTAGGATATAAAACGCCTGATGCAGTGCATCAGGCGTCTATAATCGAGTTTAGAAATAGAGAGCAATTCGTTGCATAAAACTGTCAACCTATTTCAGGACTAGACAATCATTAGTATAAAGTGATTTATTCACATTTTTATTATGTTTACATATTGGCATATTTTTTTAAAAAAAGTTAGCCACTTTAGTAGCGTTATGTAAACAATAACTGTACATAAAGTTAACTGGTTATTAACAATATTTTCTTAACAATCTCCGAAATTTGAACATAAAAAAGCCTTGTAGTCTCTCCCAAAACTACAAGGCTTAGCGGCTGTAAATTTCATCTTTATTACTTACATACTTGTAAGCTCGCAATCTCTCGATTTTAAATTGTTTTCATTTTGCGATTTAACTCAACGTTCCTTGCCGAGCTATTTATTATGTAAACACATGATCTCAAAAAGATCCTATCCACTCTATGGGTAAATCTCTCGTATCCTTGTAAGCAATTTCCTACAAAATAGAAATTTAGCTTAATTACTCACCGTTTAGCGTCCTGCTGTATCTTTTTTGCTAAGCCACTGGTGCGACAAGTCTTCACAAATAAGCTCTTCGCAAAGGTATTTTTATCCACCAATAAGCTCACAACAGATTTTGCTCGCGTTATTGCGGTATAAATAAGTTCCTGACTTAAAAGCTTTTCTGAACTAGAATCAAAAACAACAGCCACATGCTTAAACTCTGAACCCTGCGATTTATGAATTGTCATTGCGAAGGCCGTTTGAATCGATTTTGGCAAACGTGTTGCAGCAAACCATAAATCCAAACTTGGAAAATAGACCTCATATTGCTGCGCTTGACTCCGATGTGGCAAACACAGACCAATGTCACCATTAGAGAGTCCAAGCTGATAATCATTACTTGTAATCATTACAGGCCGCCCCACATACCAATCACCATGTCTCACATAGGGATATTGCTCTAAAAAAAGAGCTTCCATCGCCTTGTTCAATGCAGCCAAACCCAATCCCCCAAAATGGATCGGTGTCAAAATTCGATATTGATCAAAGGCCTTAACCAAGGCATCTAATTCTATCGACGGATCTTGATTGGCAATATAACGGTCAAGCTGCTCAAAATAATCACGAAATCCCCAGCTCAACTTTTGATAGTTGTTAACACTCTCTTTTTCATACAGTTGCTCTAAGTACTCAAGTTGAATCACATCATCCATATCAACGCTTAAAGGCACACGATTAAGTTGGGTTGCGGGCACAACGGCTTTCGCAAAATCCCTTAGTATCTGGTCTGCGTCAAAGTCTGGATTTTGCTGTGCTTGGATAAAACCGGCCATCTGACCAATTAAAGCACCCGCTTTAAAACGACGACTGGTAATCAAATTCACACGGTTGTCTCGTAGGAGCTCAAGCTGCTGCAAGTCTGCCAATACCGCTCCGACATCGACAGAGGCCAATTGCTGTGCATCCCCCAATAAAATCAATCGGCATTGGGGTGAAATTGCCTCCAACAGCAAGGTAGCCAATTGCAAGTCCAACATTGAAGCTTCATCAATCACAATCACATCAAAGGGCAAAGGTTGTTTGGCATGAAAACGTGCCACACCATGATGGCCCAAGCCCAGTAAACGGTGAAT from Acinetobacter pullicarnis encodes the following:
- a CDS encoding IS3 family transposase (programmed frameshift) — its product is MNQYVKRTQRDYSMSFKLSVVAQIERGEMTYIEAAKRYGIQSHSTVRNWLRKHGSMDWCTLGATSNKNSAANMKNQPLTPEQRIKELEVQLLEAQQKAMLFEEVVRIIRTEYPKSTDKKAFRQAVQNLKAEKAMSIDTACRHYGISRQAYYKQFQSLKAKAKMANSVVELVISQRLQLPRLGTRKLYFLLKSRFQDLKIKLGRDGLFDILRGANMLIKLRRSYHKTTNSHHRFRKHPNVLKAGENQVAVTGSEQLWVADITYIPTHEQTVYLSLITDAFSRKIVGYYVHESLHTEHVAKALLVAIKSRQTDQQLVHHSDRGIQYCSDNYQNIHVVEGITCSMTDGYDCYQNALAERVNGILKQEFLLEKPRDLKQARIIIAESIEAYNSLRPHLSLGYKTPDAVHQASIIEFRNREQFVA
- the recD gene encoding exodeoxyribonuclease V subunit alpha; the encoded protein is MENKQDLDLQIPAWIEIWSRYLLAQSPASSGWHGAATDLIHQILLATTRGESCIAATESQILALQHLAVEQYNASAEVAPFVYDDQFVYLYRYWQLEQRLAKQIIRIQQQEVDIVDTKNFQHLLSDPQQKSALEMVAKQALSIITGGPGTGKTYTLARIIAVLHDANADLRIAMAAPTGKAAQRMKEALQHSFNDEKLTELGLMDEGLKQQETLTIHRLLGLGHHGVARFHAKQPLPFDVIVIDEASMLDLQLATLLLEAISPQCRLILLGDAQQLASVDVGAVLADLQQLELLRDNRVNLITSRRFKAGALIGQMAGFIQAQQNPDFDADQILRDFAKAVVPATQLNRVPLSVDMDDVIQLEYLEQLYEKESVNNYQKLSWGFRDYFEQLDRYIANQDPSIELDALVKAFDQYRILTPIHFGGLGLAALNKAMEALFLEQYPYVRHGDWYVGRPVMITSNDYQLGLSNGDIGLCLPHRSQAQQYEVYFPSLDLWFAATRLPKSIQTAFAMTIHKSQGSEFKHVAVVFDSSSEKLLSQELIYTAITRAKSVVSLLVDKNTFAKSLFVKTCRTSGLAKKIQQDAKR